One Microplitis demolitor isolate Queensland-Clemson2020A chromosome 2, iyMicDemo2.1a, whole genome shotgun sequence DNA segment encodes these proteins:
- the LOC103570885 gene encoding DNA excision repair protein ERCC-6, giving the protein MDEDDETASDDKVNDLKEIIKIRSEESIHQELSHHIELNSKSLVSSVTSSDKAEEKETNFENAELDRRVKVGEITPFEAESKKTDSPGSLNAGSGLLDLEKYLKRQAEFAAKKKSLQKPKLSKLQQAKENLTSKKRKTKSRKSSESSNSSSLKQNEEEEAPPVSTEPPKPSGSLKNHQDNQDDSGSEYVPSDEDSEEETSKVSKAKKKRLSIDSSKKRCRILDDGDESLYKKRVDEKIKSTRFDDSLRTVDNLFKVPRSLWKKLYEYQKVSVRWLWELHGRNLGGLLGDEMGLGKTVQVIAFFAGLDCSELLSDGGRFRGLGPTLIVCPATLLEQWVHHFHDWWPSLRVVTLHHSGTHQGDPEDLLESLKTGGVLLTSYSGVLNHADLLVPYKWHYVVLDEGHKIRNPQAKVTKVVKKFCTPHRLLLTGSPMQNSLKELWSLFDFILPGKLGTIDAFIEHCATPITRGGYANASLLQEATALQVATMLKEAISPYMLRRTKNDVRHHINLPEKNEQVLFCSLTKEQTHLYKEFLKSDCVSSVLHEKSAAGDNRYRAKLLVALTTLRKLCNHPDLYIYTKDDEGSDEEMDASENIDLEKFGFWKRSGKMTVVRSLLKIWKRQGHRVVIFTQSRQMLHILEALIQQEGYTYLRLDGSTAMSERQRTIRKFNEDNSYLVFISTTRVGGLGINLTGANRVIIYDPDWNPATDAQARERSWRIGQDKQVTIYRLITAGTIEEKIYHRQIFKLLLSNRVLDDPRQRRLFQTSDLTELFNLNEPIDGTATESDRLFGDNNSKDDKKKCKSKELSRRKESKVSALFDGEQVSCLIGRRLGHSDSGESSNAAVVDDDNYVLNKLFSKTNVNSALEHEKILSSAKIDSNTATPMQRLARETAQESMDFVRQSRKWCWRPSWDPI; this is encoded by the exons atggATGAAGACGATGAGACAGCTAGCGATGATAAAGTCAATGATCTCAAAgag atcatcAAAATCCGCAGTGAAGAAAGTATTCATCAAGAACTGTCACATCACatagaattaaattcaaagtcTTTAGTATCATCCGTTACGTCATCAGATAAAGcagaagaaaaagaaacaaattttgaaaatgctgAATTAGATCGACGTGTAAAAGTGGGAGAGATCACACCTTTTGAAGCTGAGTCGAAGAAAACTGATTCCCCTGGTTCACTAAATGCCGGCAGTGGACTACTGGACTTGGAAAAATATCTTAAGAGACAAGCAGAGTTTGCCGCTAAGAAAAAGAGTCTTCAGAAGCCAAAGCTTTCCAAGTTGCAGCAGGCCAAAGAAAACTTAACCAGCAAAAAGCGTAAGACAAAAAGCAGAAAAAGTTCAGAATCTTCAAATTCGTCTTCTCTTAAACagaatgaagaagaagaagcacCACCAGTTTCTACGGAACCTCCGAAACCATCTGGGTCTTTGAAAAACCATCAAGACAATCAGGATGACAGCGGCAGCGAATACGTCCCCAGTGACGAAGATTCAGAGGAAGAAACCAGCAAAGTTTctaaagcgaaaaaaaaacgtctgTCAATTGACTCATCAAAGAAGAGATGCAGAATTCTTGACGATGGGGATGAATCGTTGTACAAAAAAAGAGTcgacgaaaaaataaaatccactaGGTTTGATGACAGTCTTCGGACtgttgataatttattcaaagttcCGCGGTCACTGTGGAAAAAACTGTACGAGTATCAAAAGGTATCAGTTCGCTGGCTCTGGGAGTTACACGGCCGTAACTTAGGAGGTTTACTCGGTGACGAAATGGGTCTGGGTAAAACTGTCCAGGTGATAGCATTTTTTGCTGGCCTTGATTGCAGCGAACTGCTGTCCGATGGCGGCAGATTTCGGGGACTTGGTCCCACTTTGATCGTATGCCCAGCGACGTTACTAGAGCAGTGGGTCCATCATTTCCACGACTGGTGGCCTTCCCTGCGAGTCGTAACCCTGCATCACTCGGGAACCCATCAAGGCGACCCTGAAGATTTACTCGAAAGTCTGAAGACCGGCGGAGTTTTGCTGACTTCATACTCCGGTGTCTTGAATCACGCAGACTTACTCGTGCCCTACAAGTGGCACTACGTCGTCTTGGATGAGGGTCACAAGATCCGCAATCCCCAGGCGAAGGTTACCAaagtcgtaaaaaaattttgtacccCCCACCGGCTTCTGTTGACCGGCAGCCCAATGCAGAATTCACTCAAAGAGTTATGGTCTCTGTTCGACTTCATTTTGCCTGGGAAACTTGGGACCATTGATGCATTTATAGAGCACTGCGCTACGCCAATCACCAGAGGCGGATACGCCAACGCTTCTTTACTACAAGAAGCAACGGCTCTACAAGTCGCCACGATGCTGAAGGAAGCGATCAGTCCCTACATGTTAAGGCGAACTAAAAATGATGTCAGACATCACATTAACTTgccggaaaaaaatgaacaagtttTATTTTGCAGTCTTACTAAGGAACAGACTCATTTGTACAAAGAGTTTTTGAAGTCTGACTGCGTTAGCTCAGTATTACATGAAAAATCAGCCGCTGGTGACAACAGATACCGAGCGAAACTTTTAGTCGCACTGACAACATTGAGAAAATTATGCAATCATCCTGATTTGTACATTTATACTAAAGATGATGAAGGTTCTGATGAAGAAATGGATGCCAGTGAGAACATTGATCTAGAGAAGTTTGGATTCTGGAAGAGGTCGGGAAAGATGACGGTGGTGAGATCGCTCCTGAAAATTTGGAAACGTCAGGGTCATCGggtagtaatttttacacagAGCAGGCAAATGCTCCATATACTGGAGGCTTTGATCCAGCAGGAAGGCTACACGTACCTGAGACTTGATGGCTCGACGGCGATGTCCGAGCGCCAAAGAACGATTCGTAAATTTAATGAGGATAATTCTTATCTTGTTTTCATTTCAACGACAAGAGTCGGGGGTTTAGGAATCAACTTAACTGGAGCTAATCGTGTCATCATTTATGATCCCGACTGGAACCCGGCTACTGATGCCCAGGCACGTGAACGCTCGTGGCGAATTGGGCAGGATAAGCAAGTGACCATTTACCGATTGATCACTGCGGGTactattgaagaaaaaatttatcatcgaCAGATTTTTAAACTGTTGCTGTCAAATCGGGTTCTGGATGATCCGCGTCAGCGAAGGCTGTTTCAGACGTCTGATTTAACTGaactgtttaatttaaatgaaccGATCGATGGCACTGCTACTGAATCTGATCGGCTTTTTGGAGATAACAATTCTaaggatgataaaaaaaaatgtaaatccaAGGAATTGTCTCGGAGAAAAGAGAGTAAAGTGTCGGCGCTGTTCGATGGGGAACAGGTGTCTTGTTTGATTGGCCGCAGGCTCGGTCATTCTGATTCTGGAGAATCATCAAATGCAGCAGTCGTTGATGATGATAACTAtgtacttaataaattattttctaagaCAA ATGTAAATTCAGCGTTGGagcacgaaaaaattttatcaagtgCTAAAATAGATTCAAATACAGCAACGCCGATGCAGCGATTAGCTCGCGAAACAGCTCAAGAGAGTATGGACTTTGTGCGTCAATCTCGAAAATGGTGTTGGAGACCATCCTGGGatccaatataa